The DNA window GCCGGGGCTGGGCCGCGGCTCGGGGCAGGCGGGACGATGGCAGCGGCAGCCGCTCGGCTCCTGTCGGCGACCGTGGCTCGCTCGGGGCGTGCGAGCTGGGGCGTGCCGGGCCGAGCCCCGGCCGTGCCGCTGGTGCCCTCTCGGGCAGCCACAGTCACCCGCAGCGGCGCCATTTTGCCCAAGCCGGTTAAGGTGAGTGAGGGGCGAGCGGGCGGGGGCGGCAACAGCGGGCGGCAGCGGTAGCCAATCGGTGCGGGCGCAGCTGCTATGGGCGGTGCCTTGGGCGTGAATGACAGTTCTTGGGACCAATGAGAGGGTGCCTGCCCGCGTGGATGCGGAAGCGCTCAGCAGCGGGAGGAGACGGGAGCGGCCCCCCGAGCGTGCGGAGCTCGTCCGGTGCGTGTCCCCCGCGTCCCCCCGAGCGAGGCAGCGCTGCGGCGTAAGGGGGAGATCAACCCTTCCTAAGCTACCGGTGTTCCTGCCCGGGATCCCCGCTCGCTGGCGCGGAAGTGTTTGTAATAGGAGACTAGGATAATAAAGCGCGGTGCGGTGACCGGGGGTTGGCAGTAGGGACGCAGATCGTTCTTCGGGCCGCTTCCCGGGTCCTCCCCGCGCTGAATCAGCCGAAGTGCGACTTGCTTGGATGTAAATAACCATTTTTCACAATCGACTCCTTGCAGACGCCCTTCGGCCTTCTCAGAGTGTTCAGCGTCGTGATCCCTTTCCTGTATGTTGGTACTCAGATCAGTAAGAACTTTGCAGCCTTACTTGAAGAACATGATATCTTTGTCCCAGAGGATGACGATGACGATGATTAAAGGGTATGTCATTAACTACACCAGCAATCTATTCTAGTTTGTGCTTCCCGTTTGGCttggggcagggaggagaaTCTCAGACAAGGAAATACAGTCAGCAACAGCTTAAAAGATGCACTTGCAGTTAAACACATGGACACAGATATACCTTTGGCTATGGACTTATTTGTTTTGTACCAGAGTAGGCCAGACTTCTATCTGGGCAACCTCCACACCATGCATTTCTAAGAGACTGATGGTGGTTTAGATCGTGTCAGCtgaatcagaaataaaatgtagtCAACGAGGGTCT is part of the Cinclus cinclus chromosome 4, bCinCin1.1, whole genome shotgun sequence genome and encodes:
- the SMDT1 gene encoding essential MCU regulator, mitochondrial encodes the protein MAAAAARLLSATVARSGRASWGVPGRAPAVPLVPSRAATVTRSGAILPKPVKTPFGLLRVFSVVIPFLYVGTQISKNFAALLEEHDIFVPEDDDDDD